Proteins encoded in a region of the Anas acuta chromosome 13, bAnaAcu1.1, whole genome shotgun sequence genome:
- the LOC137863645 gene encoding nyctalopin-like — translation MFFLVIFIFTCAAKTGLSLNLSDSCPSMCKCAPEEIIHCNRAGLRSLPGEIAASTVSLNLSNNYLRILTTNTFRNLTFLHSLWLDGNNLTFLSPGTFHALSKLRELHLSRNSRLTYLHANTFRGLLNLISLDLSHCNIFEIHPLLFSHLPSLERLDLASNNMRYVPQAFRNLSSLMRLSLEGNHIEAIGRDSLKDLEALYDLNLRKNRIWIIQNGAFTKLPRLGVLNLGHNFIGDLPNQLFNGLIQLKTMHLEANRITAIDCTFRHLLNLRNLYLNNNQISSISDSAFSYLNKLHFLHLSKNNLSSLPIHLFTELPKLKYVFLSHNPWKCDCKMFWFLQWTATYRGALEGLHCAFPGHHNMTVLSVPHPGDQTDCMAPPELVSKDKCGAAGTSMAAGPPAPPNEVFLLVVICHMWYFARR, via the coding sequence ATGTTCTTTcttgttatatttatatttacttgtGCAGCAAAGACTGGACTGAGTCTGAATCTCTCTGATTCATGCCCAAGCATGTGCAAATGTGCACCTGAAGAGATCATTCACTGTAACAGAGCTGGACTGAGATCCCTCCCTGGAGAAATAGCAGCATCCACAGTCTCTCTAAACCTTTCCAATAATTATTTGCGGATTCTTACCACCAACACATTCAGGAACCTGACTTTCCTCCACAGCCTCTGGCTGGATGGAAACAATCTGActttcctgtccccagggaCTTTCCATGCTCTCAGCAAGCTGCGAGAGCTGCACCTCAGCAGGAACTCGCGCCTCACTTACCTGCATGCAAACACCTTCAGAGGACTATTAAACCTCATCAGCCTGGACTTGTCTCATTGCAATATCTTTGAAATCCATCCACTTCTATTTTCACACCTGCCCTCTTTAGAAAGACTTGACTTAGCCTCCAATAACATGCGCTATGTCCCACAAGCATTTAGGAATCTCTCCAGCCTTATGAGGCTGTCCCTGGAGGGCAATCACATAGAAGCCATTGGCAGAGATTCCCTGAAGGACCTGGAAGCCCTGTATGATCTGAATCTCAGGAAGAACCGGATATGGATTATTCAGAATGGTGCTTTTACAAAGCTTCCCAGATTGGGAGTGTTAAATTTAGGACACAATTTCATTGGTGATTTGCCTAATCAGCTTTTCAACGGGTTGATCCAGCTCAAGACTATGCACCTTGAAGCCAACAGAATCACTGCTATTGACTGCACCTTCAGACATCTGCTTAACTTGAGAAACTTGTACCTGAACAACAACCAAATATCCTCTATTTCAGACTCTGCTTTCTCCTACTTAAACAAACTGCATTTCCTCCACCTGAGTAAGAACAACCTCAGCTCCCTTCCGATCCACTTGTTCACAGAACTGCCAAAACTGAAGTATGTGTTTTTATCTCACAACCCCTGGAAGTGCGACTGCAAGATGTTTTGGTTTTTGCAGTGGACAGCAACGTACAGGGGAGCACTCGAAGGGCTGCACTGTGCCTTCCCGGGCCACCACAACATGACGGTGCTCAGTGTCCCTCATCCAGGGGACCAGACGGACTGCATGGCACCACCTGAGCTGGTGAGCAAGGACAAGTGTGGGGCAGCTGGTACCAGCATGGCTGCTGGGCCTCCTGCTCCCCCTAACGAGGTCTTCTTGCTGGTAGTCATCTGCCACATGTGGTATTTTGCAAGGAGATAG